One genomic region from Phragmites australis chromosome 1, lpPhrAust1.1, whole genome shotgun sequence encodes:
- the LOC133913856 gene encoding probable anion transporter 4, chloroplastic, producing MPEFGATGRGGMGVSSAVRPTPPQGTRRPCLWIAYGKQHDISLVPGERFGRHVTRSTLFLLRNYSRSTAMARPEMSGQFQQPVLKSSRDYLTRTFCNARMKRRVLSRVECFVSSDPINSGWLKPRRWENFTSLESACVQPEYRVPIRTRADCKAEQYEITGSPLSPSDVPAEAVMIGDTNEISPWWQEFPKRWMIVLLCFFSFLLCNMDRVNMSIAILPMSSEFSWNPATVGLIQSSFFWGYLLTQILGGIWADRFGGKVVLGCGVLWWSFATVLTPLAAKIGLPYLLIMRAFMGIGEGVAMPAMNNILSKWIPVSERSRSLALVYSGMYLGSVTGLAFSPLLISRFGWPSVFYAFGSLGSVWFALWQRKAHSSPDDDPELSKAEKRHILGGSTLKEPVTSIPWKLILSKAPVWALIISHFCHNWGTFILLTWMPTYYNQVLKFNLTESGLLCVLPWLTMAVFANIGGWIADTLVQRGISVTNVRKIMQSIGFLGPALFLTLLSKVRTPTMAVLCMACSQGSDAFSQSGLYSNHQDIGPRYAGVLLGLSNTAGVLAGVFGTAATGYILQKGSWDSVFKVAVALYIVGTVVWNVFSTGEKILE from the exons ATGCCGGAGTTTGGAGCAACGGGGAGAGGAGGGATGGGGGTGTCGTCGGCCGTCCGTCCCACCCCGCCACAAGGGACGCGCCGGCCCTGCCTCTGGATAGCCTATG GAAAGCAACATGACATTTCATTGGTTCCTGGAGAAAGATTTGGTCGACATGTTACTAGGAGCACTCTTTTCCTGCTCCGTAATTATTCCAGGAGCACTGCAATGGCAAGACCAGAAATGTCTGGGCAGTTTCAGCAGCCTGTGTTGAAGTCTTCAAGGGACTACTTGACTAGGACATTCTGCAATGCAAGAATGAAGAGGAGAGTTTTGTCGAGGGTTGAGTGTTTTGTTTCTTCAGATCCAATAAACAGTGGTTGGTTGAAACCAAGGAGGTGGGAGAATTTCACTAGTTTGGAGAGTGCTTGTGTCCAGCCAGAGTACAGAGTACCAATCAGAACACGTGCTGACTGTAAAGCCGAGCAGTATGAAATAACAGGATCACCTTTGAGCCCTTCCGATGTTCCTGCCGAGGCTGTTATGATTGGAGATACGAACGAGATTTCTCCCTGGTGGCAGGAGTTTCCAAAGCGCTGGATGATTGTTCTCCTATGCTTCTTTTCGTTCCTTCTCTGCAATATGGATCGT GTCAATATGAGCATTGCGATCCTTCCAATGTCGTCAGAGTTCAGCTGGAATCCAGCAACTGTTGGTCTAATCCAATCATCTTTCTTTTGGGGCTACCTTCTTACTCAG ATTCTTGGAGGTATTTGGGCTGACAGGTTTGGTGGTAAGGTAGTGCTAGGTTGTGGGGTTTTATGGTGGTCATTTGCAACAGTTCTTACACCCCTTGCTGCCAAGATTGGGCTTCCTTACTTACTCATCATGCGTGCCTTCATGGGGATAGGCGAG GGTGTTGCCATGCCTGCTATGAACAACATCCTTTCCAAATGGATCCCAGTTTCAGAGAGAAGCAGATCTCTTGCCTTAGTGTACAGTGGAATGTACCTTGGGTCAGTCACCGGCCTAGCTTTCTCACCTCTGTTGATCAGCAGATTTGGCTGGCCTTCTGTTTTTTATGCATTTGGATCCCTTGGAAGTGTCTGGTTTGCACTGTGGCAAAGAAAA GCACACAGCTCTCCAGATGATGATCCGGAGCTAAGTAAAGCTGAAAAGAGGCACATACTGGGTGGTAGTACCTTAAAGGAGCCTGTCACTTCCATACCATGGAAGCTGATTCTATCGAAGGCTCCAGTGTGGGCTCTCATAATATCACATTTTTGCCATAACTGGGGAACATTCATTCTTCTAACATGGATGCCCACATACTACAATCAG GTTCTGAAGTTCAATCTAACCGAGTCCGGGCTTCTCTGTGTCTTGCCATGGCTGACAATGGCTGTTTTTGCGAATATTGGTGGATGGATTGCTGATACTCTTGTTCAGAGAGGGATCTCTGTAACAAATGTTCGTAAG ATCATGCAATCGATTGGCTTTCTTGGACCAGCCTTGTTCTTGACACTTCTGAGCAAAGTTCGTACTCCAACAATGGCCGTATTATGTATGGCATGCAGTCAG GGGAGTGATGCTTTTTCACAGTCTGGGCTGTATTCAAACCATCAAGATATAGGACCACGTTATGCG GGGGTACTTCTTGGACTGTCAAACACTGCTGGCGTGCTTGCAGGAGTTTTTGGTACTGCTGCCACTGGCTACATTCTTCAGAAAG GTTCTTGGGATAGTGTGTTTAAGGTGGCTGTTGCACTGTACATAGTAGGAACAGTGGTGTGGAATGTCTTTTCAACTGGAGAGAAAATTCTTGAATAA
- the LOC133913849 gene encoding ubiquitin carboxyl-terminal hydrolase 6-like: MLTVSVKWQKEVFPGIEIDTSQPPIVFKSQLYTLTGVPPERQKIMVKGGILKDDADWSTSGVKDGQKLMMIGTADEIVKAPEKGPVFVEDLPEEEQVIALGHSAGLYNLGNTCYMNSTLQCLHSVPELKSALLSYSDTIRGNGIDQASHNLTLATRNTFGELDQSVRPVAPLNFLQTLRKKYPQFAQQHNNVYMQQDAEECWTQLVYTLSQTLMSESSESAALPMKKLFGIDLVSRVHCAESGEESLETESVYSLKCHISQDVNHLHEGLKHGLKTELEKVSPALGRTAIYTRESRINQLPRYLTVQFVRFFWKRESNQKAKILRKVDYPLELDVYEFCSDELKQKLQAPRQMLRDAENAKFGLKAQGKASSSKENEGSSSSAAEPSSMDIDKADSSVPKKQLTGVYDLIAVLTHKGRSADSGHYVGWVKQDDGKWIEFDDDNPNIRKEEDILKLSGGGDWHMAYICLYKARVAESKS, encoded by the exons ATGCTGACCG TAAGCGTGAAATGGCAGAAGGAGGTCTTTCCAGGCATAGAGATTGACACTAGCCAGCCGCCAATTGTTTTCAAGAGTCAGCTGTACACACTAACTGGTGTACCACCTGAACGCCAAAAAATTATGGTGAAGGGTGGAATATTGAAG GATGATGCAGATTGGTCTACTTCGGGGGTGAAAGAT GGTcaaaaattgatgatgatcGGTACAGCTGATGAAATTGTGAAAGCTCCAGAGAAAGGTCCAGTGTTTGTTGAGGATCTACCAGAAGAAGAACAAGTGATCGCACTG GGGCACAGTGCTGGTCTTTATAACCTGGGGAATACATGTTACATGAATTCCACATTGCAATGTCTGCACTCTGTTCCAGAGCTGAAGTCGGCACTACTGAG TTATTCTGATACTATAAGAGGTAATGGCATTGACCAAGCGTCTCACAATTTGACTCTTGCAACTCGTAATACCTTTGGTGAGCTTGATCAAAGTGTCCGGCCTGTTGCACCTCTAAACTTCTTGCAG ACACTGCGTAAAAAATATCCACAATTTGCCCAGCAGCATAATAATGTCTACATGCAACAG GATGCAGAAGAATGCTGGACACAGCTGGTGTATACACTTTCTCAAACTCTTATGTCAGAATCAAG TGAATCTGCAGCTCTTCCGATGAAGAAACTTTTTGGGATAGACCTCGTGAGCAG GGTCCACTGTGCAGAAAGTGGTGAGGAGAGTTTGGAGACGGAGTCAGTTTATTCCCTGAAGTGTCATATATCTCAAGATGTGAACCACCTTCATGAAGGACTTAAGCAT GGCTTGAAGACAGAACTTGAGAAAGTTTCACCTGCACTGGGTCGCACTGCAATTTATACTAGAGAGTCAAGAATAAATCAACTGCCTAG GTACTTGACTGTGCAATTCGTTCGTTTCTTTTGGAAAAGGGAATCAAACCAAAAGGCAAAGATTTTACGA AAAGTGGATTACCCTCTGGAACTGGATGTTTATGAATTTTGCTCAGATGAACTGAAACAGAAACTCCAAGCTCCTCGACAG ATGCTGAGAGATGCAGAAAATGCAAAGTTTGGATTGAAAGCACAGGGGAAAGCTAGCAGCTCAAAAGAAAATGAG GGGTCATCAAGTAGCGCTGCAGAACCATCCAGCATGGACATTGACAAAG CCGATTCTTCTGTACCAAAGAAACAGTTAACTGGCGTTTATGATTTGATTGCTGTCTTGACACACAAGGGAAGGAGTGCAGACTCTGGCCACTATGTTGGCTGGGTTAAGCAAGATGACG GAAAATGGATCGAGTTTGACGATGACAACCCAAACATACGCAAGGAGGAAGACATTTTGAAACTATCTGGTGGAG GCGACTGGCACATGGCATATATCTGCCTGTACAAAGCTCGTGTAGCTGAATCAAAGAGTTAG